A stretch of the Candidatus Dormiibacterota bacterium genome encodes the following:
- the atpD gene encoding F0F1 ATP synthase subunit beta: MASATGKVVQVLGNVVDVEFTAETLPKINDALMVRVNDDAADAAPSQKSADLGGTAMQARDLVLEVQDELGNNQVRCLAMGSTDGLMRGAAVTSSGGPITVPVGEGTLGRIFNVLGKAIDSNEPVKAAAYWPIHRPAPDFKSQDPTPKLFETGIKVIDLMAPYTRGGKVGLFGGAGVGKTVLIQELIRNIANVHKGFSVFTGVGERTREGNDLWVEMKESGVLAQTTLVFGQMDEPPGVRFRIAQTGVTMAEYFRDEAGADVLLFMDNIFRYLQAGSEVSALMGRMPSAVGYQPTLSTDMGLLEERITSTNKGSITSVQAVYVPADDYTDPAVAVTFAHLDATTALSRPISELGIYPAVDPLASTSRILDPQIVGQEHYNVARGVQETLQRYKDLQDIIAILGVEELSEDDKIAVGRARRMQRMFSQPFFVAEQFTGTPGKYVKLSDTIASFKEILDGKVDNLPEQAFFYKGGIDEVKAAAEKLGATV, from the coding sequence ATGGCTAGTGCTACCGGTAAGGTCGTCCAAGTGCTCGGTAACGTCGTCGACGTCGAGTTCACGGCGGAGACGCTCCCCAAAATTAACGACGCGTTGATGGTCCGCGTCAACGACGATGCCGCCGATGCGGCGCCGTCGCAGAAGTCTGCGGATCTCGGCGGCACGGCCATGCAAGCGCGCGACCTCGTGCTCGAAGTGCAGGACGAACTCGGCAACAACCAAGTGCGGTGTTTGGCGATGGGCTCGACCGACGGTTTGATGCGCGGCGCCGCCGTCACTTCGAGCGGCGGACCGATTACGGTTCCCGTCGGCGAAGGCACGCTCGGACGCATCTTCAACGTGCTCGGCAAAGCGATCGATTCGAACGAACCGGTGAAGGCGGCGGCGTATTGGCCGATCCATCGCCCGGCCCCCGATTTCAAATCGCAGGACCCCACGCCGAAACTCTTCGAGACCGGGATCAAAGTGATCGACCTGATGGCGCCGTATACGCGCGGCGGCAAGGTGGGACTCTTCGGCGGCGCGGGCGTCGGCAAGACCGTGCTCATTCAAGAGCTGATTCGCAATATCGCCAACGTGCACAAAGGCTTCTCGGTGTTCACGGGCGTCGGCGAACGCACGCGTGAAGGCAACGACCTGTGGGTCGAAATGAAAGAGTCGGGCGTGCTCGCGCAGACGACGCTGGTGTTCGGACAGATGGACGAGCCGCCGGGCGTGCGTTTCCGCATCGCGCAGACCGGCGTGACGATGGCCGAGTACTTCCGCGACGAAGCCGGCGCCGACGTGCTGCTGTTCATGGACAACATTTTCCGCTATCTGCAAGCGGGCTCCGAGGTCTCCGCACTGATGGGCCGCATGCCTTCGGCCGTCGGCTACCAGCCGACGCTCTCGACCGACATGGGCTTGCTCGAAGAGCGCATCACCTCGACCAACAAGGGTTCGATCACCTCGGTGCAAGCCGTGTACGTGCCCGCCGACGACTACACGGATCCGGCCGTCGCCGTAACGTTCGCGCATTTGGATGCGACGACCGCGCTCTCGCGCCCGATCTCGGAATTGGGCATCTATCCCGCCGTCGATCCGCTCGCATCGACCTCGCGCATTCTCGACCCGCAGATCGTGGGCCAAGAGCACTATAACGTCGCTCGCGGCGTGCAAGAGACGCTCCAGCGCTATAAAGACCTGCAGGATATCATCGCGATTCTGGGCGTCGAAGAGCTCTCCGAAGACGACAAGATCGCCGTCGGTCGAGCGCGCCGGATGCAGCGCATGTTTTCGCAACCGTTCTTCGTGGCCGAACAGTTCACCGGAACGCCCGGAAAGTATGTCAAGCTCTCGGACACGATCGCATCGTTCAAGGAGATCCTGGACGGCAAGGTCGACAATCTCCCGGAGCAGGCGTTCTTCTACAAGGGTGGGATCGACGAAGTCAAAGCCGCCGCCGAGAAGCTCGGCGCGACGGTCTAG